The window CTGCAGTTGCAACGACCTACTTGGGCGCCACCGGCGAATGTGTTCGGACCGGTTTGGACGATCCTTTACACACTGATGGCGATCGCGGCCTGGTTGATTTGGCGGGTCGATGGTCTTCGCGGGGCGCGCTTGGCGCTCACGTTGTTCTTCCTTCAATTAGCCGTGAACGCGATTTGGAGTTGGCTCTTTTTTGCTTGGCATTTGGGCGCGATTTCCTTCGCCGATATTTTGCTGCTTTGGACTCTGATTGTCGTCACGCTGATCATGTTCTGGCGTATCAAGCCGCTGGCCGGCGCGCTGCTCATTCCGTACCTGCTGTGGGTCAGCTTCGCTACGGTCCTCAACTACGCGATGTGGCAACTCAATCCGCAGGTTTTGGGGTAGTGAGCTGATGCAACCAACCGATTCCAAGGTGCAAATCTCAACGAGTGATCTTCAAGAAGCACGTGCACCTCTTGCGTCGCTAATCAGCAAGTCGGAGAAAGCCCAGCTGAAACTGAAATCAGGAAGCTGGCAACACAATATGCTGCGCGACAACCTGCGAGCCCTGCACATCGCCGCGGCACTTTTGCAGCAAGA is drawn from Anatilimnocola floriformis and contains these coding sequences:
- a CDS encoding TspO/MBR family protein; translation: MSKSKQVVGLVAWLIVSFIAAAIGATASVNAGPFYLQLQRPTWAPPANVFGPVWTILYTLMAIAAWLIWRVDGLRGARLALTLFFLQLAVNAIWSWLFFAWHLGAISFADILLLWTLIVVTLIMFWRIKPLAGALLIPYLLWVSFATVLNYAMWQLNPQVLG